DNA sequence from the Vicia villosa cultivar HV-30 ecotype Madison, WI linkage group LG3, Vvil1.0, whole genome shotgun sequence genome:
AATGTTTCATTTGAATCTCAGCTAGTgcactttatgtttttatttgttaacaacTCTAAAGTAAGTGATTTAACCATTCAGTTTCTTTGATAAACCGAGGaataaaataatcatattttactataaaacacTTGCTAAATAGATTTTACCCTAATACTATCTTATTTGTAGCCGCCCCACCGTTGAATGCATCATTTTTTTAGGATGAattgtaaaattgaaaaaatgttCTTCTACCCcgaacaaaatatttttccagCTTTTGCAATCAATCTCAAAcaatggtgttgttgttgtttaaggttttgagcaactatgatttattcctaaaagtctttactgatggattgcaagtgtTGAAAAAACATTTTCCATTTTTTGGAAcaaacactacaacaaataatgCTTTTCATGACTAAGCTTTCACGTCATCTAGAAAAAAACTGAGGTTTTATTCCAAGGCCCgtcatatatttatatttatatttatatatatatatatatatatatatatatatatatatatatatatatatatatatatatatatatatatataaacttgtTACTTCGGTTTTTATAAACACCAATGTGATATACCATTCAGGACATGCTTTGAATCTCAGTTATtcactttatgtttttatttgttaacaacTATAAAGTAAATGATTTAACCATTCGGTTTCTTTGACAaaccgagagataaaataatcagattttactataaaacacTCGCTGAACAGATGTTACCCTAATACTATCTTATTTGTAGCCGCACACCGTTGAATGCATCATTTTTTAGGATGAATTGCAAAACTAAAAAGATATTCTTCTACCTCGAACGAAATATTTTTCCAGCTTTTGCAATCCATCTCAAAcagtggtgttgttgttgttgtcgattAAGATTTTAAACAACTATGATTTATTCCTAAAAGTCTTTACTGATGGGTTGCAAGTgctgaaaaaatattttacatttttttggAACAAACACCTGATTAGTAAATTGATGCATTCCAAGCATGCAAATTATATACGCTAGCGAAAGTAGTGATAATCATAGCATCAGTAATCAATTTTGATAAATGCATGTCAGACATTCAAGACGGATCTCTACCACTTTGTACGAAACCTGAACATGCTGCACTTTTGATATTATGGGTAAACAATCTTGATAATCTGCGCAGATTTGTTGCTTACAATGTATTACATGGGAAAAGAATGCCTCCCAAATACATTTATCAACATTGTAAACCATAAGTACAAGTGATGGAGTTCATGGTGATTTATATCTTCTCTTTATGATCTTAAAAagaatatgtgttgattataAAAAGTCTTATACTTGCTAAGTTTCAAAACTCAGGGGTTGACCTGCTATTGAATTCTTCCAATTTTCTAATGTCACATGATTTAAATACTAAGTGATATGTATGGATCTTCTGAGTCGGGAAACAATTTTTTGATTTTGGTCAGAACCAATATTTGCTTGAATTCCAAGTCGTAATCTTCCCTTATTCTTCAAAACAAACAAGAGTTGATGTCCCTAATGCTCTGAACTTCTTTAGATTTTCAGTAGGGGACAACTTGTCCTCTAAATACTCCTTTCAAAGGTCCAAGTCCATGTAATTCACTTTGTGAGGGTCATATTTCAGTGTTGGGTAGGTGGTTATTTGAGACCTTTTTTACTTTGCGGTTGTCTTTGTAGCATAACCATATATTTGACTTTTACGAACTATGTGCTCTCTCTCATCCCATAAATAGTTCTAATGGACATGTGTCTTCTTAATTGTACTTGTTTGCTCGAAAAGTCTACCAGGGTGCTCTTAAATTGTTGTAAATGTTCTAGGTCGAGCTGTAGTTTTTTTGAAGGTGTCCTAATAAAATACGCCAGTAGAACTTTCAGGATCAATGAGAATGCGATTGACATCCCAACTGAAAATTTGTATGTTGATGATCATTATGTCATCTTTATGAGAGAGTATACCAGATACATCGTTGTATAAAAAGGTAGCCTCTAGTGTTGATATCGATACAGGTTTGGGAGAAGCATCCATAACGTGCATGACTTGGTGAGCATACCTTATATAAGAGGAATTAGATTGGCCTCATACGACAAAACCTCCTAAAATGGTGTTGAGAGTGTAGCGAATTGGTTCACCCTTGTGTATTTCTTTCGACTCTTTCTTGCAATGAGGATAAAATGAGATACTTTACATGCGATATGCAAAACCAGAGGTCTCTTTAGAGTTATTTTTTTTGTGAATAAGTGACAACCTTCTTCTAGTTCTTCCACCTATGTATCCATAGTTGTCTGGATTTTTATCCGACCTTAATATCTCTAACCATCATGTTATGTATTTTAGGGCCATTTATTGTTATGGTCTCTCTTTGTCTAGGATTCAAATGCATTTCTCTTACCCATATCTGTTACATGACTCATTCGAAAGAAACACATCTTTAATTTGTGATTCTTACATAAAGATTAAGGTGGTAAAACGTGTCTTATCCATCAGATATCTTcgtttttcttaaattttttgataaaattgAATTCATATCCCCTACTATGTTTACCTCGTCCCACCATATTTTAATACAAACGCAGACATTagtataaaattttataacttaaattttaaaaatacgtATCTTACCGGTCTATTTTATCTCGCCCtgtttttatatagttttttttggGACGAAATGTTTGTTGACACCCTTGACAAACGTTATCTAACAAAATTAGTTATATTTGGAAATCAATTGACAGTAAAAATGCAATATTAAGAAACAATGTTTGATATTACTGGTACATGTAGTACTAATCTCAACCGTAAGCCACAAGCCCAAATGAAAAAAGTGTGAGCACCAAAGAGAGTGAGAGAAAATACACAACACGCGCTCTAAAAAGGAGCGTGAAAGAGATTGGACAGATGTGGAGCCCACGATCATTCTCGGTCCCCAAGACCCTCAATTGATGAAGTGTACGGCTACCTGATATTTCTAGTGTATGGTTTCTGTGCTATGCACGAGCTGTACACTATCATGGGCATCTTTTTACACAATTACACTACTACCCCTCATCTCTCTCTCCTTTAACCCTAACCTAAacctttcttttttccttctcttATCACCCAAatgtaaatttttattttaattatttaattaattcctctcccaaaattatcaaaaaactttttatttttagcaAAATATTATATACCAAAATCcgaaaaaagttgaaaaaaaaaaattccattaTCATTAATATTATGGCTTCCGTTCCTCCTTATCTTTTTCATTTTCACTCTCTTCTATCTCCGTTTCCCCTTTCTCCTCTCTCAAACCCTTTCTTTCCATTTCTGAAATTCAACCCATGATATCACCCAATTCAATTTCTAAACTCTAATATTATAATCTTCTAATCTTTTAAACTACTCAATTTACAAATTTCTCCAACAAGATGAAGAGAGATCGCCAAGAAACCTCTGCTGGAGGAGGTGtgaatagcaacaacaacaacaatagcaaCAACTTTGTTAGTGTACGAGGTGAATCTTCATCAATGCAGAGCAACAGCTTCAACGGCACAAACGGGAAACAAAGTTTGTGGagggaagaaaaagaaaacagcGGCGGAATGGACGAGTTACTAGCGGCATTAGGTTACAAGGTTCGTTCTTCAGACATGCTTGACGTTGCTCAAAAGCTTGAACAGCTTGAGATGGTGATGGGTAGTgctcaagaagaaggaatcaaccACCTTGCTTCAGATACTGTTCACTACGACCCTACCGATCTATACTCATGGGTTCAAACCATGCTCACTGAACTCAACCCTTCCACCGATTCACAAATCAATGACCCTTTAGATGCTTCTTCTTCCATCTTCAACGATAACTCTCAGTATGATCTCAGTGTCATTCCTGGAATGGCCGCGTACCCACCTCAAAGCGTTACCCAGAACAACGAAAGCGAGGATTCTAACAGCAACAAGAGATTGAGGACATGGGGGAGCGAAACGGAGTCGGAAGATATTTTTCTGCCGGCGGTGGCTTTGTCTCCGCCGGCGGAGACTACGAGACCGGTGGTTCTCGTTGACTCGCAGGAAACTGGGGTTCATCTTATTCACACTATGATGGCATGCGCTGATGCGATTCAGCGTGATGATCTCAAGATTGCTGACAGACTGGTGAAGAATATTGGGATATTGGCTTCGTCGCAAACCGGAGCGATGGGGAAAGTCGCTTCGTATTTCGCACAAGCACTTTATCGGAGAATCTACAGAGTCTCACCAGATGAAACTCTGGATTCGTCTTTATCTGATGCTCTTCACATGCACTTCTATGAGTCTTCTCCTTATCTGAAATTCGCTCACTTCACAGCGAATCAAGCTATTCTGGAAGCTTTCGCCGGTGCCGGAAGTGTTCACGTTATTGATTTTGGTCTCAAACAAGGGATGCAGTGGCCGGCGCTTATGCAAGCACTTGCATTACGTCCCGGTGGTCCACCAATTTTCCGGTTAACCGGAATCGGGCCACCGCAGACGGGTAACACCGATGCTTTACAGCAGGTGGGTTGGAAATTGGCTCAGCTTGCTCAGACCATTGGTGTTCAGTTCGAGTTTCGTGGATTCGTTTGCAGC
Encoded proteins:
- the LOC131661843 gene encoding DELLA protein 1-like, encoding MKRDRQETSAGGGVNSNNNNNSNNFVSVRGESSSMQSNSFNGTNGKQSLWREEKENSGGMDELLAALGYKVRSSDMLDVAQKLEQLEMVMGSAQEEGINHLASDTVHYDPTDLYSWVQTMLTELNPSTDSQINDPLDASSSIFNDNSQYDLSVIPGMAAYPPQSVTQNNESEDSNSNKRLRTWGSETESEDIFLPAVALSPPAETTRPVVLVDSQETGVHLIHTMMACADAIQRDDLKIADRLVKNIGILASSQTGAMGKVASYFAQALYRRIYRVSPDETLDSSLSDALHMHFYESSPYLKFAHFTANQAILEAFAGAGSVHVIDFGLKQGMQWPALMQALALRPGGPPIFRLTGIGPPQTGNTDALQQVGWKLAQLAQTIGVQFEFRGFVCSSLADLDPNMLEIRPGEAVAVNSVFELHTMLARPGSIDRVLNTVKKINPKILTIVEQEANHNGPVFMDRFTEALHYYSSLFDSLEGSSNSNQPGSGSSSQDLLMSELYLGRQICNVVAYEGVDRVERHETLTQWRSRMSSAGFDPVHLGSNAFKQASTLLALFAGGDGYRVEENNGCLMLGWHTRSLIATSAWKLPLIESK